In Oryza glaberrima chromosome 8, OglaRS2, whole genome shotgun sequence, the following are encoded in one genomic region:
- the LOC127782706 gene encoding probable calcium-binding protein CML32 yields the protein MASPARRELHDDVAVAIYSHESSASMEKERERERIRAREREGLIGFELCRRGEEMDAKQSVAAAKPSLAKKTASASFRLRNGSLNAVRLRRVFDLFDRNGDGEITVDELAQALDALGLVADRDGLAATVSAYVPEGAAGLRFEDFDALHRALGDALFGSLDGAAAAGEPGGGGGDEEEEMREAFKVFDVDGDGFISASELQEVLKKLGLPEAGSLATVREMICNVDRNSDGRVDFGEFKSMMQGITVWGP from the coding sequence ATGGCATCGCCCGCGCGACGCGAGCTCCACGACGATGTCGCCGTAGCTATCTATAGCCACGAGAGCTCCGCGTCcatggagaaggagagagagagagagagaatccgCGCGCGCGAAAGGGAAGGTCTGATCGGATTCGAGCTGtgccggcgaggagaggagatggaCGCGAAGcagagcgtggcggcggcgaagccgtcGCTGGCGAAGaagacggcgtcggcgtcgttccGGCTGAGGAACGGCAGCCTGAACGCGGTGCGGCTGCGCCGCGTGTTCGACCTGTTCGAccgcaacggcgacggcgagatcaCCGTGGACGAGCTGGCGCAGGCGCTCGACGCGCTGGGCCTCGTCGCCGACcgcgacggcctcgccgccaccgtgtCCGCCTACGTCCCCGAGGGCGCCGCGGGCCTCCGCTTCGAGGACTTCGACGCGCTCCACCGCGCGCTCGGCGACGCCCTCTTCGGCtcgctcgacggcgccgccgccgccggcgagcccggcggcggcggcggcgacgaggaggaggagatgcgggAGGCGTTCAAGGTgttcgacgtcgacggcgacgggttCATCTCGGCGTCGGAGCTCCAGGAGGTGCTCAAGAAGCTCGGCCTCCCGGAGGCCGGCAGCCTCGCCACCGTGCGGGAGATGATCTGCAACGTCGACCGCAACAGCGACGGCCGCGTCGACTTCGGCGAGTTCAAGTCCATGATGCAGGGCATCACCGTCTGGGGCCCCTGA
- the LOC127782725 gene encoding uncharacterized protein LOC127782725 → MVTMMMMKHSSGSSPCHHAISRRSAAVELHRCSRRRRPSPQTTTVALARRRSPAAVRCFSLHGDSGGGGGAGAGLVDEGMPVLRQRISEIKAAAAATEEEEEYFSRDAPPEWEEEYSVWETAGGGGDGQLFHVLGDFLMRSRPGVAVGIAVFLMVSLPTSVFFAGCTRLVVECQRLLFNLTKC, encoded by the coding sequence ATGGtcacgatgatgatgatgaaacaCTCGTCTGGAAGCTCTCCATGCCATCACGCCAtcagccgccggagcgccgccgtcgagtTGCACCGCTGCTCCCGGCGGCGACGTCCATCACCACAGACCACGACGGTGGCGTTAGCCAGGAGGAGatcaccggcggcggtgcggtgcttctccctccacggcgacagcggcggcggcggcggcgccggggctgGGCTGGTGGACGAGGGGATGCCCGTGCTGCGTCAGAGGATCTCGGAGataaaggcggcggcggcggctaccgaggaggaggaagagtaCTTCAGCCGGGATGCGCCGccggagtgggaggaggagtACTCCGTTTGggagacggccggcggcggcggcgatggacagCTGTTCCATGTGCTCGGGGACTTCTTGATGAGATCTCGGCCAGGCGTCGCCGTCGGGATCGCCGTGTTCTTGATGGTCAGCTTGCCAACCTCGGTGTTCTTCGCAGGTTGTACCCGTTTAGTCGTTGAGTGTCAACGCCTTCTTTTCAACCTAACCAAGTGCTAa